Within the Hevea brasiliensis isolate MT/VB/25A 57/8 chromosome 2, ASM3005281v1, whole genome shotgun sequence genome, the region TGACCATTTTTCTCCTATTTTGTTCTTTAATCATTTAGCTATCTTCCAACTCCATCAAAGGTTCAATTATGGAAGCTAGACAGAAGAGTAAAGAATTCTCTAAGGGACATCATAAAGAGCAGACTGAATTCTTGCAATCCGGATTGCAATTATGGGGATGATCTACTTGGTTTGATAATTGCAGCATCAGAAAATTCTGATAGCAAAGAAGGCCCCAAATTAAGCATGGATGAAATCGTGGAAGAGTGCAAAACATTCTTTTTTGCAGGGCATGAAACATCCTCTAATTTGCTAACTTGGACAGTCTTCTTGTTGAGCATACATCAAGACTGGCAAACGAGGCTCAGAGAAGAGGTGCTGAAAGAATGCGGAATGGGAGTTCCTGATTCAGACATGTTGGCCAGGTTAAGATTGGTAAGTCATCATTTCGAGTTTCCATCATTCTGCTTGGCAAGGTTTGTTTTGTTAGTCAAAAAAGGTCTAAAATTGGCTACAACTCTGTAGGCAACCATGGTTCTGCTCGAGGCATTGAGGTTGTACTGTCCGGTAGTAGAAATGTTCAGGGAAGCATCAAAAGACATGAAATTGGGGAATTTGACGATTCCAAAGGATGCATTGGTATCAATTCCTCTCGCAAAGATTCACAGGAGCAAAGAATACTGGGGAGAGGATGCAAACGAGTTCAATCCAATTAGGTTTAAGAATGGGATTTCCAAGGCTGCAAAACACCCTAATGCTTTTCTTGCCTTTGGAATAGGTCCAAGAACTTGTGTGGGGCAAAAttttgccatgctggaagcaaaAGCAGTTCTTGCAATGGTGCTTCAGAGGTTTACCCTCTCCCTCTCCTCTGAGTATAAACATGCGCCAGTAGACAACCTTGCTCTGCAGCCACAATATGGCCTCCCCATTGTCGTCAAGCCATTGTCCACGCAGGCGCAGAACATATAGCACCATATCAGGCCTAAATGCGAGAGACGGTGTCAGTATTGGCCTATCAATGCCTATCTTaataaagtgtttttttttttttttttaatttcaaaccAGAAAGttagttttatttttattgaatttcgaTTGAAATTTGATCCTTGCTCTTCAATAgttcaatcatatatatatatatatatatatggcctATGAGGCTATGCCGACTATAGTAATACAGGTTGGGAATTTAGTAATGCATCCATAATTGATTACTTAACATATAATAATCCTGCATAAAACAAACATGGAACAAGTGAAAAATTTGCATTTCAACAGCCGTTGACCAacaaataattcaaaaattattttgtatGTAGAAgcaattgagag harbors:
- the LOC110661708 gene encoding cytochrome P450 709B2, with amino-acid sequence MAYVGILMVAFTFLLLLLPKIWQVVKICLWRPYALSRSFGKQGVKGPSYSFFSGSLNEMKRLKMDAAQIVLDTTSNDITPRVLPQYHKWCPRYGETILYWFGTRPVVCITDPDLAKQILSNKFGFYVKPKCSPAIQALTGNGVALVNGLEWVRRRRIVNPAFSVDKLKVMVKRMATCSISMLEEWKNEANAAVGQCRKIEINGEFRKLTAAIIAHTAFGSSYSQGEEAFEAQNELQHYCAASFLDVFIPGSHYLPTPSKVQLWKLDRRVKNSLRDIIKSRLNSCNPDCNYGDDLLGLIIAASENSDSKEGPKLSMDEIVEECKTFFFAGHETSSNLLTWTVFLLSIHQDWQTRLREEVLKECGMGVPDSDMLARLRLATMVLLEALRLYCPVVEMFREASKDMKLGNLTIPKDALVSIPLAKIHRSKEYWGEDANEFNPIRFKNGISKAAKHPNAFLAFGIGPRTCVGQNFAMLEAKAVLAMVLQRFTLSLSSEYKHAPVDNLALQPQYGLPIVVKPLSTQAQNI